The stretch of DNA TATCCAATATTGTTCATAGAGAAAAAACTAAACTTAATTATCAAAAATTATATTGGTAATGTTATATAAGAAGTAAATCTTCGAAATATTCATTTAAGGTATAATTAAGATGATTAATTATCGTTAATGATATTATTTCTTCATTAACTTCATATTTTTTCGATATGAATTCTGGCGAGTTTGAATAGGGTTTCTATTCATTTTCTCTGTGCGTACCAGATATAATTACAGCAATAAAATAATATTATTCTGATGATCTTTTGTAATTATTACAATTAATTTAATGTTGTTAATTTAATTGGTTTTTTTAAATTTCCTTATATATTTCAATGATTTTTTAGTGTTTTGTTGACTCTAGTTACGATTGAAATTATTGTAAATATTATTATAACAACATGTTTGTTATTTGATATTTAGTGGCAGGTATTAGATATTTAATATAACGTGGCATATGGTTAATACAACAGGTACGGAAACCTATGCATAAATTTAATTTTAATAAAAATATTTTACTTGGCTTACTATCCCTGGTTTTATTTTCACCAACTTCTTCTGCAGGATTAATTGCTCCTGATAATGATCTGCGTAACGATCTTGCCTGGTTATCCGATCGTGGTGTAATTAATATTAGTCTTTCAACCTGGCCACTTAGTCAGGAGGAAATAGAACGTACGGTTTCTCTGGCAAAGAGTAATAACCAGAGTGAAAAAAGAGTATTAGACCGAGTTCAACGACGCATTGGTGAAATAAAGTCTAATATCCGTCTACAGGCGTATACCTCAACCGATCGCCCTGGTTTACCGCAGAGTTTTGCCAATCGTTCTTCCAGTGCCCATGGCTTAGGTGTTGCTATTGGAGGAAGTGGCGAGTATTGGGATATTAATCTTCAGGGGATGGTAGAGGGCGATCAATTCATTAATGATTCTTCTCGTTGGAATATGGATGGCTCTTATGGTGCCGTGAAAGTCTTTAACCAGTGGCTGTCTTTTGGTGAGGTTTCTCAGTGGTGGGGGCCTGGTTACGATGGTAGCTTACTGCGTTCAGATTCTTCCCGTCCGGTTATTGGTTTTATGATGCAACGTGCTGAGCAATCACCTTTTGAGACACCGTGGCTGTCTTGGATAGGGCAGTGGCAGTATCAGCTAACGGCGGGTCAACTTGAGCAATATCGTGCAGTGCCAGATGCTAACTTGATTGGTGCCCGCTTTACTATGATGCCAAGCAGCTTTCTTGAGTTAGGAGCCTCACGGATGATGATGTGGGGAGGAGAAGGGCGCCCTGAATCATGGGATTCATTTTGGGATGCTGCAACGGGTGATGACAATACCGGGAATGCTAAGCATGATCCAGGTAACCAACTCGGTGGTTTTGATGCCCGACTTAAACTTCAACCGCTTTTCGGTATTCCAGTAAGTCTCTATGGACAGGTTATTGGTGAAGATGAGGCCAATTATTTGCCATCCAAAAATGCCTATTTATTTGGTATTGAAGGACATCATGCCTTACAAAACAATCAAATTAATTGGTACATTGAAGGGGCGGACTCTCGTTCTGAGTTTGATGATGAAGGTGTTTTCTATAATCATTTTGTATATACCGATGGATATTACCAACAAGGCTACCCGTTAGGGCATGCGATGGGCGGTGGTGGTAGTGCCATTTCTGGCAAAGTTGAGCTGGTATTAGAAGAAGGCCAACGTTGGAGCACAAGAGTAATGTATGCCCGCGTTAACCCTCAAAATCAGAAGATTAACCATGCATTTCCTCGCTCAGATACTCTGAAGGGTATTGAGTTAGGCTGGGGTTATAATTTCGATAGCAAAGTGAGATTGAATACTTATATTTGGTACACTGATAGCGACCATAATAGTCAAGATAACATTGGTGCTAAGTTGGGCGTTGAAATTCCGATTAATTTATAAGTTGCGCAAATGTCTATTGAGTAATGATGGATTAATAACAAAGCACCGTAAGGTGCTTTGTTATTTAAATTTGCTGAATCATCA from Limnobaculum xujianqingii encodes:
- a CDS encoding capsule assembly Wzi family protein, translating into MHKFNFNKNILLGLLSLVLFSPTSSAGLIAPDNDLRNDLAWLSDRGVINISLSTWPLSQEEIERTVSLAKSNNQSEKRVLDRVQRRIGEIKSNIRLQAYTSTDRPGLPQSFANRSSSAHGLGVAIGGSGEYWDINLQGMVEGDQFINDSSRWNMDGSYGAVKVFNQWLSFGEVSQWWGPGYDGSLLRSDSSRPVIGFMMQRAEQSPFETPWLSWIGQWQYQLTAGQLEQYRAVPDANLIGARFTMMPSSFLELGASRMMMWGGEGRPESWDSFWDAATGDDNTGNAKHDPGNQLGGFDARLKLQPLFGIPVSLYGQVIGEDEANYLPSKNAYLFGIEGHHALQNNQINWYIEGADSRSEFDDEGVFYNHFVYTDGYYQQGYPLGHAMGGGGSAISGKVELVLEEGQRWSTRVMYARVNPQNQKINHAFPRSDTLKGIELGWGYNFDSKVRLNTYIWYTDSDHNSQDNIGAKLGVEIPINL